In Cygnus atratus isolate AKBS03 ecotype Queensland, Australia chromosome 29, CAtr_DNAZoo_HiC_assembly, whole genome shotgun sequence, the sequence GAGGTGGGAGAATTCGGGATCCCTCAGCCACCCACGGCTCCACTCGCCCCACGCTAACACACCGCGAGCGACTCTTGCTTGAATCCAGTTGCATTTTACTCATTTCGCAGCAGGACAGCGCAAGACAGTCCCCGTTCCTGCACGGGAGCGGCGCCCCCGAACCCCCTGGGATTTTGGCAGagccaaaagcagcagaagagggtCAGGAACAAGTGGCAGAGGACATCAGTGCTGGGCATGGCACAGCGGGGGCCGACGCGTGCCTGCGCCTCGCAGCCGGTTCGTTAGCGGCTCTGCCACAGAGCGGGTAAATCATTTAGCACCTCGAACCTGTAAGCACCGAGCAACATCGCTCCCGTTCGCCCCGGCAGGAGAttaggagaggagagaggaggacacgcaggagcaggagcaggcccaGCCGGGGTTCATTTAGTCCTGGCCTGGCATCGCGGCCGTCCCCATCAGCGTGTGCAGCCCTGCCCAGAGCCGGGAACACGCGAGCGTGCACCACGCACGCACGGGAACGCGGCGCACCCGGAGGCGTTGCGCACACCCAAAGCGCTCTGCGCACCCGCAGAATTTTGTGCACACCCAAAGCACTTTGCACAGCCAGAGTTATCTTGCACACCCAAGTCGCTTTGCACACCCAAAGCGCTTTGCACACCCAAAGCCCTTTGCGCACCCCAAGGCACCCGGAGGTGTCGTGCCAAGAGTTCCGAGCGCCTCAGATGCACCTTTGGGGCCCCGCCAGGCTGTTCCTGCTCCTCTTGAGATGCCTTTGCACACAAAATCATTaggaaattaattattaattattattaataaggTTTAATGGTATcttcagctgctggaagagaTGAGGAGGCTTTCGAGCACCATCTGGCTGGCCGCAATggaggcagggatgccacaACCATGGAGCTCCAGGCACACGCACCCCAGACACCAGCCCTCGTGGGAGCCACAGGCTGGAAATACAACCCCGAAACACCACCAGAAAATggaatttgttttttccaaatgatttcTCCTTTACGTCCCTTCAGTCTTTATCTGAGacccaggctgagcagcagcagctgagcacacGGCGCGTTCGGTGACCGAGGGTATTTCAAAGAATCCGCCCAGGAAAGCTCTCCGGGTGGCTTCTCCTCTTCACCAGTGCTAAACGGGGACaacctggggcagggggagcagctcCCCTGAGCACCCGGAGCCATGCAGGAGGCAGAGATCTCCCCAGGGAGATCTGGGAAATTAACTGTCTCGTGGCCTTTTGCCTCAGTTTTAATTTATCTGGCTTTTTATAGATGCCTTTGTTTTATCGCCTGCAGAGAGTTTGGTCAGAGCCGGGGCTCTCGAAGCAGCAGGCATCACTGCAATTCCCGAAACAACCATGACTCAAGATGCACCTCACCATCTCAggctcttatttatttatacaggcCTTGACACTTGGatattacaacattttttttttcctgaatatttttttccccctgcacgGCGGGTCCGGTGCATTTGCACCCAGGATTCCAGCACCAGGACAGAGCCAGGGACACAGGACCACACTGGGGCAGGGGCTCCCCCCACCCTCAGTTTATGGGGGATTTTCAGCCCCTTcttgctgccccagcagccccacaagGCAGCGGTGAGCCCCACGCAGAGCAGCCACACGCCGGGGCTGCGTAACCACCTTGCTTGGATTAGATTTGATTTGAAAACCGTGCGGTGCACAGAGCCGGAGCAGGCGAATGCAGCAAGAAAACCCCCTCGGAATACAATTTCCTAcccaccccccccaccaccaATAAAAACATCGGCTTGCATGTTTGCATGAACTGTCTAAGCAATTGTGAAGGATGTCGGAAAACATTGCAACCTGCTTACGGGTAATTCACAGGCGGCAGGAAACACGGGAAGGCTTTCGGGTAAGCGTCCGCCCGGAGAACAATCCCGGCGGCCCCGGAATTAGCAGCACCTCGgcagcctcctcctctgctcccgGCGGGGCAGGAGCCGGCACGGTGCCGCTGCCCCCCTCCAaggcacaggagctgctgcggATGGGTAAATCACCCAGCGAGCTCTCGGCGTTACAAACTGTTTCAATTATAGGAGCGTAAACGGGTCCTCAGCAAGACGGATAAGGCGGCTGCCGGAGCCATCGCGGCGGATGCACAGAGGAGCCCGGCCGTGGGTACCCGCGGAGCTGCACGGGGCACAGCGGAGCCCCCCGGAccctcccccccagcagcaggaccacaAGGGACCACGATGCCGACAGCCCCggcaccaggcagggctggctgggaagCGCTGAGCAGCGCCGGGCCAGGGAGGTTCTGAAAGATTAATGGAGTTTAAATGGAAACGTTTGGAGAGGAGATAAGGCTCGTCTGATATGAAATGATATGGAACAACGGGAGCCAGGGAGGCCCCAGGTCCATAATGAAGTCCACTTAGCGCATTACTCACCATAACGTGCTTTTTATTAAAGTCCTGAGCTGCAGATGCTGGGTCTGCAGACGACAGCCCCGGGCAGGATGGCACGGGGCCGGCAGGGACAGGGAGCGtcctggctgcaggcacccTGGGCTCTGTCACCGAAACCAGCCGGGATGGAGCACGGAGCACAGCAGCCCTGCGTGGTCCCAAAACGGGACCTTTGTTTTCCCATCCCCTGCACGAGCCAGGAAAGGACTCCCGCATCACCCGTGTGCGTAGCTGGGGCTGGACTGCCTGGGCCCATGGGGACAGGGTGGAGAAGAGGCGGAGGTGGGGaataatacagagaaaaaaaactcctttttaATCATCAATTTTTCTGCATTAGAATGTGACATGCTAATCCACTGTGAAGCGTCTAATCTGGGGGGATAAAGGGTCGGATAACACAGGCTGCGCCTGGCTTGGCCGACAGTGCAAGCAGAGGCAAGGTGGCAGCATCTGATAAGTGCGGCAGGATTAGTCCCAGCAGAGATCCTGGCTGCCCGGGCAATCCCACCTTGCTCACCCGCCtcctctgcccaggagcagcgtGAAGGCTGCCCTGACTCTGCCTCTTCTtcgggagctgcagctgccccgAAATCCTTTCCAGAGCACCCACAAAGGTGCTGCCACCGCTGTTTTGCAGCCTTGGCCCTGCGGAGCACCTCTGCTGAGCAGGACATGTTGCAGACCTGAAtttttccacccccccccccacctctgGCGCAATGCACCCGGCTGCATCGCAGGCGCATGGCAGCGCGCTTGCCCCACCAAATATCCGCCCCCCGAACCCTGCTCCTGGGTGCTGTGGGATTGCATCCAACCTCAGCGACCCCCAGGGAAGGtgcaggcagcccagcaccagcttGGCCAGGCCTTGCCAGGGACATGCAGCGCCTGAACCGAGCGGATCTGGCTCCCAGGGCACCTCCTGCGACAGCCTCCCCAGGGCCgggctgctgcttgcaggcCTGGGATAACAGAGCTTGCAATGTTGTTTTCTCCTCGCCTCCTCGGGGATTGGTTTATCTCTATGAATAACTCCATCCCGGCTTTGATCTCCTCTGCCATTAAAGCGTGACAGGCTGTGAAATGTGCTGTTGCCGCCATCAAatccccctcctgccccccccttcttcccccctccGCGCTCCCCCGCTCCGGGGAACCTCCTTTCCCCAGCCCATGATGAGCTGCAAGGCACAGAGCGGGGCCAAACCGCCCCAAAGAGCGGCCAAACACCGAGCTAGAGCCAGGAACAACCAGGCTCCTGCCACCGTCCCACTGCCCTCACTGCAGCAGGGGACAAGGGCATCGAGCATCCCCGGTCCCCAGCCGCAGGTCGGGGCACGGCAGCAGCGTCCCAGCACGCGCCGCCACGGGGGCTGATGTCACAGCTAATTATAGCATCCCCCGTCCCTCTCCCCCGCAAAAGCTTTACCTGAAAGAGGGTAAAAATAACTCCTGCTGAGGGAGGAGCTGGAGCGAGCCCAAGGACTGGCTCCAGCATCTCCAAAACTCGCGCAAACTGGGACGGCAACACCCCCGCCCACGGCACGGGGACACGGCCACGGTTTGTCCCTAATTGCGGGGGCAGGACGGGGTCCCCCAAGCACCGGTGCCACCATGCTCCTGGCCGTGACCATCCCTGGCCACCTTCATCCCAGCTCGAGTAGTGGCTCGGTAACCGGAGCCCAGGCAGCGCTCAGCCTCTCCGGGAAGCGGCCCCGGTGCTCTCCGCAGGCTGGTTAAGCCGAGCGCGACAGGTTAATGGCTCCGGCCGATGATGGAGCGTTTTCATtacagcacctccctctccctgctgcaatTGCTCCTGAGAAGACACATTAAAAGTCCCCCCACCATGCCATTAGATCAGATTAGCACCTTGCTTACACCATCAGGGACCAGCAGGGCGAAGCAAaccctttcttttccattttccttcttcgcctctccctcctccactCGTTGCACTAAAACTCCCTGTCCCATAGCCAAGGGACATGAGAAATCCCACCCTGACCTCAGCCAGCCCGTTCCCTGCCAAAAGCAGCCTCTGGTGCCTGTTCCCTGCTCACACCCCAGGGCTGAGCCAGCCCCATAACCCCAAACCCCCTCCCAGGTGATGCTTTCAtagcccagccctgcccacggTGCAGCTGCAGCTCGTCTCCACCAAAAAGGCAAAGGGACAGGATGTGACCCAGTCCCCCCGGTGTGgtggctcccagctcccccgTCCTGTCCCCGGGATGAGTTTCCAGCTCAGACTCTCCAGGTTGCTCCTGAAAGGCACGACCTTGCTCCCAGCCTTATGAAATTTCATCCTGTGGCTCTGGCACTCGTCCCCAAGGTCACCCCCTCTTCTCCTGAGCACTGAAAGCATCCCCAGCTTTGTGCTCAGCGCCTCTGCCAGCGTTCCCCTTACACTTTTGGGGCCCTTTTGGGAATATCAAGCTTGGAGGGCCCCAGGGCAGACCCTTGAGGGACCACGTGGTATCACACCATAACCTCTCGTCATCCCTGCCCTGGCAGTGGTCCCCAGCGTGCGTCCTGCACGTTTCACCAGCATCTCTTGCTCGGGAAGGGCAGATAACTTTGTACCGGGCTCCCACCAGTTCCGTAGAAGTTTTCTGGTTGTATTTATTCAGCAGATTTGGGGGTGCCCGTGTCCATGAGCCGGGATGTGCTCAGGGACGAGAGGCCCCGACATGCCCCGTGGTGCCTGCGGGGAAGGACGCACGGCAGCCAAAGCAGCGGGCTGGGGTGTGCTCATCGCGCCCGAGCATCAGAAACCTCCCGTCCAGCTCTGGCGCAGCGAAGCCCTTCTGGATTCAGCCGCTCCCCTTCCCCTCGGGTCCCCGATGGCGGCTGCggtgctgggatggggctggagaTTGCTCTGTGGTCGCATCGGATGCTTTTATGAAGTGCTGagtgcaggaaaaaagcaaaccgCAAGAAGGGGCCGTGCTGCCGCAGGGCTGCAGTGGGGGATGCCTTTGCTCCCGGCATTTGCCCGGCCCTGGCTCCGTGCCCCCGTCCCACCTCAGAGCTGCCTCTCTGGGCCCCCTGGTCCCATCCTGCTCACCGGCACAAGGCCTGGACGCCATCCCCGGGGGCAAGCAGTGGCTCCCCGTGCCCCGCAGGGATGTGGAGGACGAGGTGATCCACCGCACGCCAGGTGGGCTCTGCAGGAGTCATCGCCCTAACCACGGCAGTGCCAAATCCTGCAAACAGCAGCGTTGGCTTGGAGGATGACGGACCTTGGAGCGCACAGGGACGGATGCCACCGGGGCAGGGTGAGCACCACGAGAGCTCGGGGGCACCGCAGCATCCGTCCGTCCGCTCTCGACGGCACCACGCAGACGGGCACCGCAGCGGGAGGGTGCCGCAGGCATTTTGGGCAAGGCTCTGGCTGCCGTGGTGAAGAGCCCGGAGAACACGGAGAGCCAAGCATATGGTGGCTGCGGAAACAGCCTGGCCCCGGCGGGGAGGGCTTGGCTGGAGCAGCCGGTCAGGCTGCCAGGACCACAAGACCCACCGGGAGGCCGGAGGATGCAGCACGCAGCACACCGGGTGCCTGCGCGCACACCCGCGCGCACCCATCCTCATGGGAGCTGGCAGCCCCTCGGCTTCCCCGGGCAGCGTCAGGAGCTCCCAACACGGCAGCGCTTCTGGAGCCGGAGACGTCTCTGCTCCGTCCTGCCAGCCGCAGCCAGGCTGGTCCCCAGGGACCGGGGAGCCCGCAGAACCGCCCCTCGCTCCTCCTCTCCTCGTCCCCGCTCCTGATATACCCTCCTCTCTCCGTCCCCTCCGAGcagccctctgctcctctcccctctctctcgCTTTCTCCCCGCACATCAGTGTGCCTCTcgctccttttcccttttccgATTCTCCTTTCTGaactttccccttcctccctccctgctctcccccagcccctctcgCCCACCTTACAAGGCATTGACCCACCGTCGGAGACCCCCCAGAAGATCAGGGGCCAGGACCACACCAGCGCCAGGACCCCCACGCTGGAAAATGCCCCTCCAGATCTTCTGCACCATTTCCTTCTCCCGCGAGGAAGGACCAAGAGATGccacagctgctgggaggggagaggatgGAGCAGATGAGTTCCTATACgggcaggaggaggatgaagaggaggaggaggacgtgGGAGCAGCCACGGACTTTGTGGCCTTTGCCAGCAGCTGCACGCTGCACGGGCTGAGCCACATCTTCGTGGAAGGCAGCCTGGGTGCCCGGCAAGCGCTTTGGGCACTggccttcctcctctccctgtccGTCTTCCTCTACCAGGTGGCCGACCGCATCGTCTACTACCTGGAGTACCACCACGTCACGCTGCTCAGCGAGGAGGACAGCCCCGAGATGACCTTCCCCGCCGTCACCTTCTGCAACATCAACCGTGTGCGGGTCTCGCAGCTCAGCCACGAGGACCTGCTCTACCTGGCGCCCCTGGTCGACTACGAGCCCGGGATGGAGCTGGGctttgccccagcccagcccagcccctgggagGAGGACGAGCCCCTAAATTTGTACGTTTTTTTCAATCGCACTTGCCACCAGCTGGAGGacatgctgctgagctgcagctacCGGGGCGAGCGGTGCGGCCCCAGCGACTTTGTGGCGGTGAGTAGCCCCGTCCCGCTGCCCCAGTGCGGCCCGGCACAGCCCCGGGTGGCAGCACGCTCCTTTTGCCCGGCACCATCATCTCCACCAAGCATCCCGCCCGCTCTCCAGCTCGCTCGGCTCCCGTTACCCCTCACCTGCCGCACGATTGCTCCTTCTCCTCGCCCCAGCTCACCCTTCCCACCACCCGGGACTGCTCAGCGTGATGAGCGCCGTGTTCGCAGCTCGGGCTGGGGAGAAGCAAAACCCCTGGGCAAAGAGTGGGCTCCCAGGGGActcctgctgcctgtcctcTGGCCccaagaggagagggaagggagcagggagcagctccagccagcaTTGTATAAGATCAGGCGAGCGATGCTGTCCTTGCCCGGCTCCTATGGGGACAGGCTATTTCACCCCATCCTCCAGCACCCAGGCGTCTCGCTGGTGTTGGGGATGGTGCCGGCTGCGTGGCCccactggagagcagctccgGGGCTGTGCTTGCAGAGAAGGTGCCTGGCACCTCCATCCTCGTGTCACCACCGCGCCTGGGCTTGGCACCGTGCAGCCTCTTGGCCCTAAATGCCCCTTGCccgggctggcagcagctcagcagcgtGGAGCCGTGCCGGCAGCCGGAGGTGAGAGCTGGAACGGGTGAGAACGAGGGGAGCTGAGGATCCTGTCCAGCCCCGTCCTCtgtggggatggaggaggaatGGGGCAGGTGCTGGTGTGGGCACAGGGCTGAGCGCCACCGTCTCGGGGATCTGGGGCTGTCGTGGGGTCTGTGGGGTTGTGGTGCTGTGAATCTGCAAAGCGTCTCCTCCGAACCGATGCCATTCCCGTGCCCATTGCCTTGGTGCGGGGGTCTCCTCCTCTCTCGGGGCAAAAACAGGCAGCTCCAACGGTGAGAGACACCCCATGGGGCAGGAGCCCAGGTCGGATCGTAcacccaggctggggctggtggcacttCAGGGCTGGTGGTGCCCTCCCAGCTCTGCGCAATGGTGCCGGTGGCAGTTTGGGGTCAGCAGAGGGGCCCTAGCCTCAGCCCCGTGTTCTCTCCTGCAGGTCTTCACGCGCTACGGGAAGTGCTACACCTTCAATGCGGGGCAGGATGGGAAGCCCCGGCTCATCACCATGAAGGGGGGCACCGGCAACGGCCTGGAGATCATGCTGGACATTCAGCAGGATGAGTACCTGCCGGTGTGGGGGGAAACAGGTAACCCACCGCCCCAGCGGGTCCgctcagctgccagcagctcctgtcGTGCTTCCCAGCCACCTCCCAGCTCCTCACGCTGCAGGGCCACGTCCCTCGggctccctcctcttccctccttccatttCTCACCACTTCAGGTCCTTcgctttccttttccctccttgtCTGTGCTATTTGCCATGGCAACCCCCCATCAGTTTAGACAAGCAGCCGTCACTTGTTTATAAATAGAGCCAAGCactttccctgctgctctccccaagCTCTGGACTGCAAGGGTCAGAGGTGGAGGGGACGAGGACGCGGTGCAGCGGGGGATGGACGGATGGCTGGACATGTAAAGGAATGAATTCGCTGAAGGGAAGGGTGGCAGGCAGAAGTCTCGTTCCCTCTGGCAGCCGGGttcagcttctctctgcttctctctgccGCAGACGAGACCTCATTCGAAGCCGGGATCAAGGTGCAGATCCACAGCCAGGACGAGCCCCCGCTGATCGACCAGCTGGGCTTCGGGGTGGCACCCGGCTTCCAGACCTTCGTGTCCTGCCAGGAGCAGCGGgtaggggctgggggtgccagGATGCTTCCTCCCACCCTCTGGGCTAGACCTGGGCCACCGAGCCCCTGTCCCCTTGTCCTGATGTGGGATGGAGAGGGGGGATCGGCCCCGGGGAGGCTCTGTCCCTTCGCTgtgccggggggctgcggggaggtgGGCTTCTCTCCTCAATCCTGGCTtctgccctgtcccagctcaTCTAcctgccacctccctggggCGACTGCAAGGCCGTGGCGGGCGACTCGGAGTTTTACGACACCTACAGCATCACCGCCTGCCGCATCGACTGCGAGACCCGCTACCTGGTGGAGAACTGCAACTGCCGCATGGTGCACATGCCGGGTGAGCCGCGCGCCGCCGGGTCCGGCCCCTCCGCCCGCGGACACGGTCCCATGGGaatcctttctctctcctccaggcGATGCCCCTTACTGCACCCCGGAGCAGTACAAGGAGTGCGCGGACCCGGCCTTAGGTGaggctgcccggccccggggggacTGAGTGTTGGGtttttccatctcttcatccctctctctccctgcccagATTTCCTGGTGGAGAAGGACAACGAGTACTGCGTCTGCGAGATGCCCTGCAACGTGACCCGCTACGGCAAAGAGCTCTCCATGGTGAAAATCCCCAGCAAGGCCTCTGCCAAGTACCTGGCCAAGAAGTACAACAAGTCGGAGCAGTACATCGGGTAACCCCCCACGGGGACAGGGCGGCATCGCGTCCCTCTGGCTCAAACCTCGACCTGACGCTGCTTCTTTTCCGTGCAGGGAGAACATCCTGGTGCTGGACATCTTCTTTGAAGCCTTGAACTATGAGACGATCGAGCAGAAGAAGGCGTACGAGGTGGCCGGCTTGCTGGGTGAGTGCTCTGGGCCAGTGGCTGTGCCCTGCGACAGGCGTGGATGCCCCACGTTGGCATCCTCCAACGTGGTCCTGCGTGCTGTGAGCCCAGTCCCGAGGCACCAGGATGTGCCGACAGCGTGGGCGCAGAGCAGGGCACCCCGCCGGGCCACAGCGGTGATGGGTTCTGCCCTTTCTTTGATCCATCTGCCCCCAGACGCTGGGCTCATGCCCTGCTGATGaattccctctcctctccttgcctCTCCTCTCCAGGTGACATTGGAGGGCAGATGGGGCTCTTCATCGGGGCCAGCATCCTCACCGTGCTGGAGCTGTTTGACTACGCCTATGAGGTGAGCACCTCTGACATCCCCTGGCTGCGAGGGGGCCCGGGATATGCTGGAACACCAAAGTGCTCCCCCCCAGTCCCCTCTGTTCCTCCAGGGCTGGCACAACCCCATCCTTCCCTTGGCACCACATTCcgctggggctggcagagcctgctgtggggtgctgggcCATTCCCTGCACCTTGGGCACGGGGCAGAGCCATTTGTGAGCCCGTGTGGAGCTGAAACGTGGCTCTCGCAGGTGATAAAGCACCGGCTGTGCCGGCGGGGCAAGTGCCGCAAGAACCACAAGAGGAACAACACGGACAAGGGCGTCGCGCTGAGCATGGACGACGTGAAACGCCACGTAAGTGCCGCGGTGTTTCACGGTGGTGGTGGGGTCACTCTTTTGGGAACCagatgagaaaagcagaggcagcaggcagagatgTTGTAGGGAGCCAGGGATCCCACTCTGCAGGGTTCTGGGTGAAGCCGGCGAGCCCAGCATCCCATCCAGCCTCTCTGCCCCGCAGAATCCCTGTGAAAGCATACGGGGCCACCCGGCAGGCATGACGTACGCAGCAAATATCCTACCTCATCACCCGGCCCGGGGCACCTTTGAGGACTTCACCTGCTAACTGACGTCTGGATGTACAACCTGAGCTACCAAAGCCCTCCGGAGAGCTGCCCTTCTCCCTGCGAGCGCCAGCGGAGAGACACACCAAGGGGACCTTGCTCCTCGCCACAGTGGGACATGGACAAGAGCGATGGCCTCGGATTTCGGGGCAGGCGGTCGGGTCGGGCCACGCTCGAACCTGGCATGCAGCCTCCGCGGCAGCTGCTCCGTGCCTGCCCCGTTAGCTCAGAGACTCGAGGACGCTCCAGCCCAGCCATCCTCGCGGCGCGGGGAGCGACACGCACAGCGGGCTGGGGCACGGGCCTTCCCCGTCTCCTCCCCTTCGGCTCCCCTCAGCCTTTTTAACTAGAAACCCAGAAGCCAAGAAGAAGCAGCCATTTGGCCGCACAGTCTCCATCCACAGCCctgtccgtctgtccatccGTCGTCTCCATGCCCATTTTGCTCCCACGCCTCGGCCGGCGCTTGCCGGTGGCCCTGTGCCCGGCGGGAGGGATCGCCGCGGAGCCCTGCAGCGTGTCCAGCGGGCACGGCCGCGGGTTCATCGGCCCCAGCAGAGCCTCGCTGCCCCCTGGGACCACGGTGGCCCGCAGCCCACCCTCACCACGGCCCTCTCTGGGCACCCCCAGCCGTTCCACGTGCACAAAGACGGGGCAGCTCCACCTCTCCAAAACGTCTTCCTCGGCCACCTGCCCTGGGGACGGCGGTGCCCAGCCGCTGAGCTCACCGGTGGCTGCAAGCGCCGTGGAGGACCCAGCCTGGGGGTGCCACCTTGGCATCGAAGACCCCGCTGCCCAGTCGCTCTGCCTCGGCTGTGTCATGGGGTGGTCTCCCTGCCTGTCTCTCCTGGGCTTTGCCCCGCAGTCCCTTGTGTCCCCAGGGAACCTGGAGCTACCCCGTGCGGCCCCAAAAACAGCCATCCTTGGGGAGAAAGGCATGAGGAAAGCTCCTGGCCCCCAGTTCGGCTGCAGCCACTGGCCTGGCTCAGCTTGGGGCGCAAGGCGGAGCCCCTCAGCACCGCTTCAGCCAGGCGGGCATAGGAGCCCCAACACTGAAAGGGTTTGGAGGTTTAAGGGACACCCCATGGCACAGGGTGCTCTGGTCCGCGGGACCGCAGGCTCCCACGCCGCCCCAACAGCAGCCACCCCCGGGGGCCACAAGCCCCGG encodes:
- the ASIC1 gene encoding acid-sensing ion channel 1 isoform X1, which encodes MPLQIFCTISFSREEGPRDATAAGRGEDGADEFLYGQEEDEEEEEDVGAATDFVAFASSCTLHGLSHIFVEGSLGARQALWALAFLLSLSVFLYQVADRIVYYLEYHHVTLLSEEDSPEMTFPAVTFCNINRVRVSQLSHEDLLYLAPLVDYEPGMELGFAPAQPSPWEEDEPLNLYVFFNRTCHQLEDMLLSCSYRGERCGPSDFVAVFTRYGKCYTFNAGQDGKPRLITMKGGTGNGLEIMLDIQQDEYLPVWGETDETSFEAGIKVQIHSQDEPPLIDQLGFGVAPGFQTFVSCQEQRLIYLPPPWGDCKAVAGDSEFYDTYSITACRIDCETRYLVENCNCRMVHMPGDAPYCTPEQYKECADPALDFLVEKDNEYCVCEMPCNVTRYGKELSMVKIPSKASAKYLAKKYNKSEQYIGENILVLDIFFEALNYETIEQKKAYEVAGLLGDIGGQMGLFIGASILTVLELFDYAYEVIKHRLCRRGKCRKNHKRNNTDKGVALSMDDVKRHNPCESIRGHPAGMTYAANILPHHPARGTFEDFTC
- the ASIC1 gene encoding acid-sensing ion channel 1 isoform X2; amino-acid sequence: MMDLKVDEEEVDSGQPVSIQAFASSSTLHGLSHIFSYERLSLKRVVWALCFLGSLALLALVCTNRIQYYFLYPHVTKLDEVAATRLTFPAVTFCNLNEFRFSRVTKNDLYHAGELLALLNNRYEIPDTQTADEKQLEILQDKANFRNFKPKPFNMLEFYDRAGHDIREMLLSCFFRGEQCTPEDFKVVFTRYGKCYTFNAGQDGKPRLITMKGGTGNGLEIMLDIQQDEYLPVWGETDETSFEAGIKVQIHSQDEPPLIDQLGFGVAPGFQTFVSCQEQRLIYLPPPWGDCKAVAGDSEFYDTYSITACRIDCETRYLVENCNCRMVHMPGDAPYCTPEQYKECADPALDFLVEKDNEYCVCEMPCNVTRYGKELSMVKIPSKASAKYLAKKYNKSEQYIGENILVLDIFFEALNYETIEQKKAYEVAGLLGDIGGQMGLFIGASILTVLELFDYAYEVIKHRLCRRGKCRKNHKRNNTDKGVALSMDDVKRHNPCESIRGHPAGMTYAANILPHHPARGTFEDFTC